The sequence GCAAGGATCACCACGCCCGGATAGGTTCGAGACATTGTCTCCTGAAACGTCTTGACCTCCTGGGCCTGCCATTTTGGATTCCCATGGGACGCATACACCAGCGCGGCTCCGTTGCTCTTGGCCTCCAGCACGTCCCCGGACAAGGCCCCTGCCGTTTCGGCAACTGAAACGGCATCCCCGGACCGGGACCGGCCGAGGGCCGTGTCGCCCAACACGATCATGGCGAAAGGCGGCTTGTTTCCGCCAGTTTTTACCAGAGAGTTTAGAGCAGCCGACAAGGCGCGCAAATCTTCATATTCGGCGCCGGCGCTCACGTGCAAAGGCTGGATCAGTATGTTGCGGTAGCCTTCGTCCCCGAGTTGGGCCATGGCCGTCAACACTCCAGGAGCCTTGAGGGACATAATGGCGTGGCGGCTGGTGAGACCGACTCGCACCGGAATGCCCGGCAAAGAAGCCTCGACCCGGGACTTCACTTTGTCCACTCCGGCCATGCCCTCAGGCTTGGTGGAGCCGAACACCGCCAAAACCACGGCCCACTGTTGCTTTGACTTTGCGGGCTCCTGGGCCAGCGCCACCGATTGAAGGGCGAACAAAAGAAGTAAGATGGAAAGAGCCAGACGTTTCATCACATCCTCCTCGGGAGTGGACGGTTACAGCCATCCGAGGAAGCGGGATGAGCCCAATACAAGCGCCCAGGAGCATGGAAGAAAGAAGAACCTGGAATGCGTTTGCGCGTGGGCATGTGGCCGCCGTCTCTCGCAAGGCCGACACGGAACTGGCCTGGGCAGGTCTTCTGGCTCACGGATCAACCTACTCCCCGCGCCTTCCCGCCTTGCGGCAGTGGTCTATGCGGCTTTCGTCCCCGTTTACAGCGGCGGGACCGCTCCGGAATTACACCGGATTCCCTTTTGTGCCCCAACGCGGGGCACCCAGGCGCTCAAAAGCTAGGGCAAAACTTGAGGCATGTCAAAACCAGGCCCGGCTTTTCCATGCCTCGTCCGGGCTTGATGGCATGAGGAACAACTCTTTTTGACCCTTCGCCACAAGGAACAAAAGGGCAATCCGCTTACTCGTCGAGCCCGAGCAAGTGTCTAAGGAGGGGGCGGCATGTCTTCCAGTCGGGTTCATACCGCACAGCGTCAATTTGTATGACAGGCTGTATTCCTCCGAGGCTGTTCAGCCAATAAACATGTTTGAACTCCTGGATGCTCCCCAAGTTCACTTCCACCTCATCAATCGGCAGGAGCCCTCTGGCGGCTTCGAGGGTCAAACTCGGGAGCCGGAAAGGAGTGCGGCTGACATAAAACCCATGTTCGTCCGAAAAGAGCAGTGCGGCGCTGGCAGCCTCCAGGACGAGGCCGCCCTTCCCCAAGAGCACCGCATCGTCCATTCCTTCCCGCTGGGCGTGTTCCCAGGCCAGCCTCTGGTGCAGATTGGCCATGGTCTTGTGGCCGCACAGATACGATTCGTGAACATTCGGGTAAACTGAAAGCTTGCGAACGCCATCGAGGTCGATGGCATGCGCCATGACCGTGACACAGAGACTGGCTTTCGCACCAGGCAGGTCCTGAAAGCCGAAAAGGTTGACCCGTGCTGTCTCGCCGGCCAGCCCGTTGGCCAAGGCCACATCGAGAACCACTCGCCGCAGCTGCGAACCACCAGGGATGTCGTGCGGAATACCCAAGGCGTCTAGGCTTGAAACCAACCGTTCAACATGGCGTTCGAAACGCGGCAACTGATGCACATGGTGCAGGACAGTCTCGAAGACACCCATCCCGCAACGGAAAGCCGGCCCCACAAGATGGAGGGGGGCGGCATCCTCGACCAGATGCCCGTCCAACCACGCGATCATTGCCGTTTCCTCCTGCCCAGAGCCAGAAATTTTGCGGCTTTCGCCAGGGTTTCCTCATACTCTGTGTATGGGTCTGAGTCCACAACGATGCCGCTTCCGGCATGAAAGCTGAAGATCGATCGGTTCTCATCGACCACGGCTGTCCTGATGGCAACCGAGCTGTCCAGGTCGCCGGGGCCGTGGACGGCCACCAAGCAGCCACAGTAGGCCTCGCGGTGGTGCGGTTCCAACCCCGCGATGATCTCGACTGCCCGCTTTTTGGGGCATCCGGTTACTGAGCCTGGAGGAAGCGCGTCCCACAGAAGGTCCAATGCCGTTGATCCAGGCCTGAGTCTGCCCGTAACATTGGAATACATCTGCAAGAGCCCATCCACCTCGAAAACGGACTTGTGTCCCTCAACACCGACGGATCCGTACTCGCAATGGGGGCTCACATCGTTCCGGATAAGATCCACAATCATAGACAGTTCGGCATCCTCCTTGTTTGAGGCGCGCAGCGCGCGGACTTCCGCCAGCAGGGGTGTTCGGGCAAGCCGGGTGCCTTTAATGGGCTGACTGAGAACTCGTCCCTGGCAAACCTTGATAAACCTCTCCGGCGACGTTGAGAGAATTGTGAACGGGCTGTCGTAATACAAAGCGTAAAATGTTGCTGGATGTACCTCCATCAGCTGGGTGAAGAGGCTCATGGATTCGAGACCCGCCGGCCTTTCGGTTTCAAAGCGAATGGAAAGGTTCAGTTGATAGACGTTGCCCGCGAGAATATGCTCCACTGCGCTACGCACTCTCTGTTCAAAGGCTTCGCGGTCCAGCGATGCCCGCACGGGGGAAACGAGCTCAGGAATCTCCGCGTGGAAACACCGCTTCCCCCGCAGGAGCCGCTCTGCGTGAAGGGCCAGGGTGGCGTTCTGCGCGAAAATGTGCACCGTTCGGGCGCCGGAGCCAGGCGAAAGAACGACCCCGTATTTCCTGAATACTCCAGCGGGAAAATCCGGCTCAGGCAGAGAGAGCCCGAGCCCGCTGAACCCGGCATGATAGCTCAGAAAGCCCAAAGCCGGACCGGGGGTTGAGAAACAATACTCCTTGAGCCCCTCCCTGCCTCCATCCTGACCACACCTCCATTCCGACACTGGCCAAAGCCCCACCATACCGCTCACGGAAGAACCCGGCATTGGCGGAGTAAGAAACACGTCCGGTTTTTGCGGGGCCAGGACGCTCAGCCAGGAAAGCCCGTCAACCGGACAGGAGCATCTGTAGGGCGTCACGTATGATCCCCTCCCCCTGCGGCGTCAGAAAAGATTCCGGGTGGAACTGAAGGCCTAATACAGGAAGCCTCTTATGTTTGGCGGCCATGGGAATGCCCTGAAATTCAGCCAGAACGTCCAGGTCTGCAGCCACCTGGCTCAAGTAGAGTGAATGGTACCGGGCTGCCTCAATCTCCTTTCCGAAGAGGGTAAATCGGCTGATACGGCCATGGATGCAGCCCTGAAGACGATCCACAGCCCCTCCGAAGTGGACATTTATTATCTGGAGTCCGAGACAGATGCCGAGCACCGGTCGTCCGGGTCCGAAAAGCCCCTTGTAGCCCGGATAGTCGTCCGGATGGCCTGGCCCAGGCGAAAGTACCGTTACATCGTACCCATGGACCATCTCCGGAAAAAACGTAGCGTAGGGAACAATGACGGGAACAGACCCGGACGCAGCCACAATCAGATGTTCCAGGTTGCGGGTGAAGCTGTCTTTGTTGTCGACCATCAGTATGCGCATGCAGGCTCTGGGTAGTGAAGGGGACCATAGCGGTCAAGTATGTTGACCGCACAGCATGCCCGGAGTATCGGGCTCGTCTTGGAGAAAACGCAACGTGCCGACACCTGAAAACATCGACCTCTTCGCGCAGCTGTGCGTGGCCATTCTGCTTGAGGCCTCGCCGTTTCTGCTCCTGGGCGCCCTGGCGTCCGGATTCTTCGAAGTCTTCGTGCCCCGGGAAAGCCTGGAACGGTTGATGCCAAAATCTCCTCTAGCCGGAGTGTTGGCGGGAGTATTCCTCGGCATGGTGATGCCTTGCTGCGAATGCGGCATTGTGCCGCTCATCAGACGCCTTCTGGCCAAAGGCGTCCCCCCGGCCACGGCCATGACCTTCATGCTGGCCGGACCTGTTATCAACCCGGTGGTGCTCGCCTCCACGTTCGTGGCCTTTCAGGGTGACCACAAGATCGTTGTCCTGCGCTGCGCCCTGGTTGGGCTTGTGGCCATTGTGATCGGCTACACACTGCGCAACAGACGCCCGGAAGACATGCTGCTTGCCAGGTCCGGTTCGGATCATTGCGCCTGCGGATGCACCGGGGAGCCTGACCTGTTCGGATCCCTTTCGGACGCGGTGCCCTTGGCCCAGGCGAACACTCCATCCCTGACCAAACGCTTTGACCATGCGCTGCGCCACGCCCAGGCGGATTTTCTGGACATGTTCAAGATTCTCGTGTTCGGCGCGATCATTGCCGCAGCCTTCAAAACACTGGCCCCAGCAGGACTCATCACTCTTTTGGAAAAGGACCTGCTCCTTGCCGTGACAGGCATGATGGCCCTGGCCGTAACACTTTCCTTGTGCTCCCAGGCGGACGCGTTCGTGGCCGCTTCTTTCACTGGCTTCCCCATGGCCGCCAGCCTGGCCTTTCTTTCCCTTGGGCCAATTCTTGACTTCAAACTGGTGCTCATGTGGCAGAGCGCGTTCAAAAAGGACGTGGTTCGCCTTCTTATTGTGGTGCCGGCCGCAATGGTCTTTGCAGCGTGCCTTCTTCTTGGCTCGTATGGGAGGATCGGTTCATGAACACACGCCGCACACTCCCTGGACTCGTCGAGGCATCATGTCTTTTGGGCTTGGCCTGTTTCCTGGCCTATTTGATCATTGGCGGGAACTACTGGATGTATTTAAACCCCAAGTTCAAGAGCCTCTCCTGGGCAGCGGCGGCTGTACTGGCTGCCCTGGGAGTATACTCGCTGCTGCGGCCTCCCATCGGGGCCACATGGTTCAGGGCCGCGATTTACGTGTTCGTTCTCGCCCTCTGTGGCATGAGCGAAGTAGGGCTAAAAAGATGGGCTTCGGCGTCTGGGATCGATTCCGCAGCTGCCTTGCAGGAAGCCCCGCAACTGCCCTCCCGGGTCACTCAGGGCGGAGTAGAGTACGTGCGGATAAACCTTGGGGAACTTTACGATATCGCTGCCAATGCCAAACCTGATAAATTGGGATTGAACTACGCTGTCAGGGGATTCGTTCGCCGCTCTCCCGAGATGGACGCCAAGGGAGAATTCGTTCTCTACAGGGTGGCCCTCTACTGCTGCTATGCGGATTCGACCGCCGTGGGCTTCAGGGTTCTAACCCCGCAGGGCATTCCCTTGCCGGAGAATGGAACATGGTTGGTGGCCTACGCAGGCCTTGCCTCAGTCAAGGAAACTAAAGAAACACCCCAGGCCTCGATGGAAGGATCGGCGTTCTCGTCCGTGCAGCCTGACTACCGGCTCGATGCCCGCCGGCTCGAACCCGAGAAGGCCCCGGGCATGGGCATGATGTACGAATGGCGGTCTGAGGAGCCCTACGCGTACTAACCTTGGGACTTCTGCTGGCTTAAAAACCCAGGGTTTCCAGTCTGCCCATCGCTCATATATCTCCGCACTTATCCCAGCTCGGCCAGCAGGGTTTCTATCTTCTCCCTTCGCGTGAGTGTCTGGAGCCAGGCGGACGGCAGAGATTCGATCCCCTTCCAAGCACACAGCACCATGCCTACCAGTAAGTTCCGGGCAGCAGAATCACCTCCGGCCATGGCCGAATCGACCAGGGCTTCGCCCGGATGGTCCTGGTGCCTGGCTATAAGCTGCACCGTGGATTGGAAGGCCCCGTCTATATGGCAGCTCTGCCCGAAACGGGCCACGGCCTGAATGGAATCCTCGCCAGAAGCGTCGACTCCGTCCTTAAACCAACCATGCAGAGGCGAACCCGGCAGACGATCCGCCAAAGCGCTCTCCATGGCCCGAACTGGCGGGGTCCCAGCCAAAACCGCGTGGGCGGTGCGGGCGAAGAACTCGGCCGCATCCACAACCTTTCCGTTGTTGTGGGTCATGGCCGTCTGGCTTCGGCAGGCCTTCACCATGGCTTCCACGTCGACTCTGTAAGCATACACGAGAGGTGCTATCCTGGCTGCTCCGGACAAATCATCCGAAACGGACCCGGCATCCTGGGGCTCCCACCCGGCCGCAAGCTGCGACAGGGTGGCGGAGGTGGCTTTGTCCACATACCCGGTGTAACCGCCCTGGAAAAGATTCAGCCAGCGCGCCGAAAAATCCGCTGAGTCGAATCCCCCCTTCTCAGCCAGTGATTCCAGGAGCACCAGGGTCTGATCCCCATAGTGTGTGAAATCCCCGGCAAGTTTCGTTGGATGGTAGGACCCAGGGCCAGCAGCCTTGAGGGCGTCCAGACGCCCGTGAAGGGTGGCGATGGTTTTCTGGTCGTATATCCAGTGAACGCCAAGAGCCAAGCTGTCGCCAAGAAACGACCCAAGGACCATGGATTTCGATCTGTCAGTCATGATGAGCCTCCTCCGGTGTACTGTAGTTTCTGTAACCCCCGGAGTGTTGCTGGGCAAGGCTGATGAGGGGAGCAAACGAGCGGTCTAACTATCCATCTGGCTTGGCTAACGCTTTGGCTAGCCAGGGTGCGAGGTCGTGCATTTCCAGCGGCTTGGATAGAACCCCCTCCATCCCCGCATCCAGGCAGCTCTTATGGTCGTGATCGCCTGAGTACCCCGTGAGGGCCAGTATGATGGCCCCTGCCTGGTGCTCCCCGGCAACGCCGCCGCGTATGCGTTTGGCCGTCTCGAGTCCTGACAGGCCCGGCATGTCGAGGTCCAGCAGGATGAGGTCGAAATAGCCTGACCTGAGTACCTCCAAAGCGTAAAGGCCATCATCCACGACAACGTTCTCGAACCCGGCCCGCTCAAGGAGCATTGCGTCCAGGCGCCTGTTTACGGGGTCATCATCCGCCACGAGGATACGGAGAGCTTTGCGAGGTATGGTTGAAGCGGACCTTTCGGGTATTTTGCCCATGGGAGACGTCGCAGTGGTTGGAAACAGGTGAAGCACCAACCCAGGGGGCGCCCGGGAAGGTACGAAAAGGCGGAACGGGCTCGGGCCCGCTCCGCCCGGGTGTTATTGAGGTACGTCAGCCTTGGTTTTACGGGTTTTCGCCTTTTCGCGGGCTTTTTCCCGGGCCGCTGTAAAATCGTCCTTCGTCAGGTATCCTTTATTATCCTTGTCCAACTTGGCGAAACGGGCTTCCGCCCGTTTCTGGGAGGCGGCAAGGAATTCTTCCTTGGTCACCTTTCCGTCTCCATTGGCATCGAGCACTTTAAAGCCCCTTTCGCCCCTGGGGGCTGATGCGGCGTCGTCCTGGGCCTGGGCAGCCACGGAAATGCCAATGATCAGAGCCAAGGCGGTCAAGAAACACACGGCACGTTTCATGCGAAACTCCTTGGAAAAATTTGCGCGACTATAGAAGTCCACCAGCATATTGTCCAGACGAACCGATGATCTCAAGGCCCAACCCGCGCAGATTCTGGCGCCAAGTCAAAGTGCTTAAAGACGACGGAAGCACGGCCAGCTCCGGGCCCGACTCTTCCCGAACTCTACGGCAGGCCTCGGCCACACCACTGGCCACGGCCTGGGGCTCAAGCTCGTGGATGGAGACGATGCCAGGATGAGACTGGGACAAATCCTTTGAGGCGTACCGGTTGGTCACTGTCTTCAAACCGAACAGGGCCATCTCCAGAGGGGGATAGGACGGGTGCGGAGAGGCCATGAGAGACAGGCCCACGTGGCTTTGTTCAAGAAGGGCGGCATAGCTCGTAAGCGGCAGCTTCCCAAGACTTTTCAGCACCGCCCCGGGGGTTAGCATAATGTCCTGATGCGGCTGGCCGACGGAAAAAAACGCGTAGCGGTTTCTTTCACTCTCAGGGATTGCCCCGATGAACAAAGCCAGCCCCTGCACGGTGGTCTGGAACCTGTTCCGGGGGGACAAGGGCCGGCCGTACACCAGAACGACCAGCGGAGCCGGCTCAGGTTTGGCGAGCCTCCACCGCCTCTCATCCAGAAAAGCTCGAAGATCAGGGTTGAGTGATGGCGCAAAGGCGTGGGTTCTGGCGAATCTGTAGCCGGAGCGGCTGAAATGCCTGGCCAGTTCAAGGGAATTGATCACCGCGGTGCAGCGTTCCCCGTGGCCATAGCTTGCCTGAGCGCGAAGGCGTTTTTCCCCCTCAGGCAGAAAATCCGGCTCGAAGTCCTGAATGAGATAGTAAAAATCCGGAGCGCGAAGGCCAATGCTCTCCATGGCCTCGTCATACGCCCGCCAGGTTCCCACAGTACTCCAATGGGTGCACAGGAAAATTTCGCGTCCATGGCAGACCAGCTCGCCTCCGGCCAGGCTGACCACCTCGTACTGTCCGTCTTCTCCTGATTTGATCGGGGCAAACATCCGCCCGGATTCCGGAAGGGGCATCTGGGAGATCATCCGCACCGACGCGTAGCCATCAGCCAGCAACCTGGCCAATTCCACAGCGGTGGAAATGCCGCCGAACGCCCCGCGGGCGTCCACATGGGGCAGAACGACGTTCAGCCGGGCCGGAGCATCCGGCCGGGCCTCGAAAAGAATTCGCGGGGGCACGGAAAAATCCAGGTCGTGCTCAGAACTCTCACCCATTCAGACCTTCCTGGATGCTGTGGTTTCACAACCGGAGTTGCTGAGAAATTCCGTAGAGAAAATTTCTTCGTGCCCGCTTGCCTAAACCGCCTTTCAGGACAAGAGCGCCAGGGCGTCATGCTCAGCGAGTATCTTCACGCCAATCCCGATGAGCGTCACGCCCCCAAGGACTTCAGCGTATCGGCTCACGGCTGAAACATGCCCGGCCATGCAGCCTATTCTTACTCCCAGAGCGGTGATGACGAAGCAGACCAAGCCTATCACCAACGCCGGGAACCAAATTGGCTCGCCCAGCACAGAAAAGGAGAGTCCAACGGCCAAGGCGTCAATGCTGGTGGCCACGGACAAGAGAATGAGCTGGAACCCCTTGGTTGGATCTTTGGGATCACACGTCTCCCCCGCGTCTTCGCCTTTAATACCTTCGTAAACCATCTTGCCCCCCACCAGGGCAAGAAGCCCGAAAGCCGCCCAATGGTCGTAGCTTTCGATGTGGGAACGAACCGAAAGTCCAAGCAGCCAGCCCGCGACGGGCATCAGAGCCTGGAAGAGGCCGAAGGCTCCCGCCATGCGAAGGACTTGTCCTGCTTTGGCCTGACGAAGGCATATTCCGGTGGCCAGAGACACGGCAAAGGCGTCCATGGCCAGGGCCACCGCAATGGCCAAGAGAGTGACAAAGGGCATCGGCTGTCCTTAAGGGTGTCTCAGTTGCGCGAAGGCTGACCCTCGCCGGGGTTATTCATCAGAATCATCCGCCATTTTTTGCACACGCAAGGGTCTGGCTACCAAATTGAAAGGGGAAGCCGCAAGCTGCCTCTGGGAAAGACCTATTCGAAAGCGCCGCGCCCGCTACCGGAGAACCGATGGCGGGCGCGATTTGCATGGACCGGTTGCCCAAGACACGAGTCGGTCCTGGCGACAGGTTCGCTCTCTGGCCTAATCCCGGCAGGCGCCGTGCCAGGCAACCAGGCTGAAGGGGATATAATTGTTGTCAGGGTCCTCGGCGTAGCGGCAGCCGAGGGGCTGCCCCTCTTCCGTGTTGCGGATTGCGGCGGGTGATCCTTTGAAGAAGGTGCACTCGTTGTTGTTGCAGACCAGAATCTTGCCCCAGCCGGTTTCGGGGGGCCCAAGCCAATCCGTCAATTCGACGCCGCAGTGCGGACAGCAGCGGGTACTGGACATGATATACTCCTCTTTCGCAGCGATAATGCTAGGCGTTTTCCGCCACGCCCAGTGAACTAGGCATAAAACAGCGGGTGTCAAGGCCGGCCGCCCCTTGCACAGGGACGGCCGGAGCATGGAATGCTATGGGATGATGGGGTTTAAGTTGTCGCGCACCCAGTAGAGAAGGGTGTATTTGGTGGAGAGCTGGGCCACCATGTCGTTCAAAACGGCCTTGTCCGGATCCTGGATGCGGATGTAGACTGCGCGGTGGCCTTCGTCGGCATGGGTGAAGGAGGTGAGCACGCTGATAACGCGGGCGTTGAAGTCCTTCATGTCGTCCAACACGGACTTGAGAGAGCCAGGCGAATTAGGCAGGCTAAAGGCCAGCTGCACCCCGCCCTCGGTGATGCCGGTGATGTTCACCAGCACCTTGAACACGTCGGAGTCCGTTATGATGCCCACCACTTTCAGGTTTTCGTCCACCACGGGCAGCCCCCCGAAGTGGTTGTTCATCATGAGCACGGCCGCCTTCTCCACCGTTTCCGACGGTTTCACGGCCAGCGGGGCCTTGGTCATGATGTCTTTGACCTTGATTTCGGAGAGCAGGTAGTAAAGCTCGTGCATGTCGAGTGAAGTGGCCTTGGACGGGGAAGCTTCCTTGAGGTCGCGGTCGGAGACGATGCCCAAGAGGCGGTTGGAATCGTCCACCACCGGAATCCTGCTGATCTTGTGTTCGCGCATGAGCTTGGAGGCCTTCATCATGGAGGTATCCGGGCCCACGGTGATCACTTCCTTGGTCATCCAGTCGCGAATAAGCATAAGTTCCTCTCTTTGTTGGCGGCCAACCAGCCGTTTGGCATCATTACAGAAAGACGGGCCCAAGGGCAACGCCAGACTGCGTCCCGGGCCTTGATAGCCACGGCCCGTCGCGCTACAGCAAGGCAAAGACTTGAACCAGGACGATCCATGCCCAAACCCCTTTCTCTTGCCTTGAACAAATTAAGAGCCGTCTGCCCTCCCATGTCCGTGCCTTTTGAGGACAGCCGCGAAATCCCCGTCGGGGACGCCTCGACCACCGCATTCCAGCCCAGGGCGCTCTCTGCCCTGGAACTTGGCATTTCACTCACCGGCCGTGAATACAACATCTACCTGGCAGGCGACCCTTACCTTGGCCGGACCTATTTTTTAAAAAGCTTCCTCACCCCTGTGGCCGCCAAGGCGCAGACCCCGCCGGATATCCTCTACGTCTACAACTTCGAAGACCAGGACCGCCCGCGCGCCCTGCTTCTGCCCGCAGGCCAGGGACGCAGGCTCAAGGCCGACCTGACCAAGGCCGTGGCCGCCATACGCGATGAGATCCCTTCCCGGTTCGAACAGGAAGCGCACCTCTCCAAGCGCCAGGGCCTGGCCAGGTCCTTCCAGTCCGCCCGCGAGGACCTTTTCTCCGAAATGGAGGAGCGCGCCCAAGACCAGGGGTTCAACCTGGAAGTGGACGAGCAAGGGGGGCTGACCCTCTATCCCCTGATTGAAGGCAAGGTGGTCAGCGACGAGGAATACGAACGCATGGATCCCGAGACCCGCAAAAGCCTCAAGGCTCAGGGCGACGAGATCATGAACGACATGGGCGGATATCTGCGCAAGCTCTCCTCGGAAGACCGGAGCTATCGCGACAGGGAGAAAAAGCTCGACCAGGAAACAGCGGCAGAGGTGGCTGACTTTCACCTCTCGGAACTTCTGCGGGAATTTGAAACCCATCCAGAGACCTGCGACTTCATCCGCGCCGTGCGCCAGGACATCATTGAGAACTACGAAGGTTTTCTGGTCAAAGAGCCCCCCCAAACCCAGCAACACGGTCAACCCGACCAGAGCGTGACGGCGGACAGCCTGGCCGACCGCTACGAGATAAACCTCCTGGTGGACAATTCCAAAAGCGCAGGCGCTCCGGTGATCATCGAGGACCACCCCAACCACCACAATCTTCTGGGCTGCGTCGAACGCGAATCTGACTTCGGAGCGCTCTACACCGACCACACCCTCATCAAGGCCGGAGCCATCCACAAGGCTCTGGGGGGGTTCCTCATTCTTCGCGTGGATGATCTGGCCCATGGCGCCCAAGCCTGGGAAGGCCTGCTCAGGGCGCTTCGCTCTGGACTCTGCCGCATAGAGGACCCCACCGAGGGCGAGCAGGTGCGCACCCGCACCATCGAACCCCAGCCCCTTCCGCTTACGGCCAAGGTCATCCTGGTGGGCACCGACGAGGCCTACGAGATGCTCCTCTACGGCGACGAACGCTTTCAGAAGCTTTTCAAGCTCAAAGCCCATCTGCAGGACCACATCCCCCGCACTCCGGAGAACGAGGCGCGGCTCCTGACGCTTTTGGGGCGCATAATCTCCGAGGCCCAGCTCATGCCGTTCACCCGGGAAGCCCTGGCCGGACTCATCGAGCAGGCCTCGGCCCTGTGCGACGACCAGCAACGCCTGACCCTTCGCCTGCCGCTCCTGCGCGAAATCATGTGCGAGGCCTCGGCCCTGGCTGGAATCCGGGGCAAGTCCATGGTTGACGGCGACGTGTTGCGCCAGGCCAGGGACGCCAGGCTTTTCAGGGCCAACCTGCTGGAGGAGGAGTTCATCGCCGAATACGACCGGCAGATGATCAAGGTTTCCACCTCGGGCTCGGCCACGGGCAGAGCCAACGGCCTTTCCGTACGAATGTACGGGGACTTCGCCTTCGGCCTGCCCCACCAGATCGCCTGCACCGTGGGCGTGGGGCACGGGGGCATTCTGGACCTGGAACGCGAAGCCGAACTGGGCGGGCCCATCCACACCAAGGGCATGATGATTTTAAAAAGCTACCTGGTGAGCCAGTTTGCCCAGGATAAGCCCGTGGTCCTCACCGGCAGTCTCTGCTTCGAGCAGAGCTACGCCGAGGTGGAAGGCGACTCAGCATCCGGAGCTGAACTCGCCGCCCTTTTGTCAGCCCTTTCCGGGGCGCCCATCGACCTCTCCTACGCCTTCACAGGTGCCGTGAGCTCCTCCGGCGCCATCCTGGCTGTGGGCGGTGTGAACCAGAAAATCGAAGGCTTTTTCGAAGTATGCCGGCGCCGTGGCCTGACTGGGCGCCAGGGTGTGCTTATCCCCAAGGACAATGTGGTGAATCTGATGCTGAAGGAAGAGGTGGTGAAGGCCGTCGAGGACGGCATGTTCCACATCTATCCATTGGAAAGCATCCAGGAGGCCATAGAAATACTCACCGGCCTTCCTGCCGGGCAGCGTGACCCGGATGGGAAGTTCCCTGAGGGGACGCTCTTTAGGCTGGTGGACGACCGGTTGGCGGCCTTCGCCTCCCTGGCCGCAAAATGGGGCGGACCCCACCGCATCAACTGCGAACCCTGAGGCCATAATGTCCAAAGCCTGGATCACCGAAAAGCTCCCGGAATTCGCTCGCGACATGATGCGCGATTTCTGCCTTGCCGCAGACATTCTGGAGAGCCAGTTCACCATGTTCGACCAGACCAGCCAGCTCTCCTTCGAGACGCTCCACGACCTTTTGGGCGAGGAGATGAACAAGGGTTTGCTCTGGAGATTGAAAGACACGGCCCACCACCTGTTTCGCAACGACGGCAAGCAGGGCCTGTCCGGACAGATTCTGGACTGGTGCCTCGGGTATGTGTTCCACGAGACCATGAAACTCAAGGAAGACGCCTACCAGCAGCAGAACTACGGCCCGTGGTTCAAGGGGCTCATGGACCGCGAACTGCCCGAGCCCGAAAGCATGGTCTCGCGCGAGCTCTTCCAGGTGGTGCTGCAGACCAACGAGTCCATCCGCCGGGAAATCGCCCGGGTGCGCTTCTTTTTCGAGAAATGCCGCAAGCTCTCCATGGTCTACCTTTCGGATCAAGGAGAAAACTCGCTTCTTGGCCGTTTCCTTTTCGAGCAGAACCAGCTGGTGCGCAAGATTTTCGGCCAGGACTACGACTCTCTCATCTCTGCCATATACGGAGACGCTCCGGAACTCATGTACGTGATGGCTTCCCAGAGCCTGCGGCAAGGCGGCTGGATGACCCATGCGGCCGAAGCGGCAAAAAGGGCCTGCGAGCTTGGGCCAGCCAACCCGCGTGTGTTGCGGGAAAAACAAATCGTTGATACCTGGACCGA is a genomic window of Desulfovibrio sp. containing:
- a CDS encoding ADP-ribosylglycohydrolase family protein, coding for MTDRSKSMVLGSFLGDSLALGVHWIYDQKTIATLHGRLDALKAAGPGSYHPTKLAGDFTHYGDQTLVLLESLAEKGGFDSADFSARWLNLFQGGYTGYVDKATSATLSQLAAGWEPQDAGSVSDDLSGAARIAPLVYAYRVDVEAMVKACRSQTAMTHNNGKVVDAAEFFARTAHAVLAGTPPVRAMESALADRLPGSPLHGWFKDGVDASGEDSIQAVARFGQSCHIDGAFQSTVQLIARHQDHPGEALVDSAMAGGDSAARNLLVGMVLCAWKGIESLPSAWLQTLTRREKIETLLAELG
- a CDS encoding response regulator, with protein sequence MGKIPERSASTIPRKALRILVADDDPVNRRLDAMLLERAGFENVVVDDGLYALEVLRSGYFDLILLDLDMPGLSGLETAKRIRGGVAGEHQAGAIILALTGYSGDHDHKSCLDAGMEGVLSKPLEMHDLAPWLAKALAKPDG
- a CDS encoding EF-hand domain-containing protein, whose translation is MKRAVCFLTALALIIGISVAAQAQDDAASAPRGERGFKVLDANGDGKVTKEEFLAASQKRAEARFAKLDKDNKGYLTKDDFTAAREKAREKAKTRKTKADVPQ
- a CDS encoding manganese efflux pump, with translation MPFVTLLAIAVALAMDAFAVSLATGICLRQAKAGQVLRMAGAFGLFQALMPVAGWLLGLSVRSHIESYDHWAAFGLLALVGGKMVYEGIKGEDAGETCDPKDPTKGFQLILLSVATSIDALAVGLSFSVLGEPIWFPALVIGLVCFVITALGVRIGCMAGHVSAVSRYAEVLGGVTLIGIGVKILAEHDALALLS
- a CDS encoding CBS domain-containing protein — its product is MLIRDWMTKEVITVGPDTSMMKASKLMREHKISRIPVVDDSNRLLGIVSDRDLKEASPSKATSLDMHELYYLLSEIKVKDIMTKAPLAVKPSETVEKAAVLMMNNHFGGLPVVDENLKVVGIITDSDVFKVLVNITGITEGGVQLAFSLPNSPGSLKSVLDDMKDFNARVISVLTSFTHADEGHRAVYIRIQDPDKAVLNDMVAQLSTKYTLLYWVRDNLNPIIP
- a CDS encoding AAA family ATPase → MPKPLSLALNKLRAVCPPMSVPFEDSREIPVGDASTTAFQPRALSALELGISLTGREYNIYLAGDPYLGRTYFLKSFLTPVAAKAQTPPDILYVYNFEDQDRPRALLLPAGQGRRLKADLTKAVAAIRDEIPSRFEQEAHLSKRQGLARSFQSAREDLFSEMEERAQDQGFNLEVDEQGGLTLYPLIEGKVVSDEEYERMDPETRKSLKAQGDEIMNDMGGYLRKLSSEDRSYRDREKKLDQETAAEVADFHLSELLREFETHPETCDFIRAVRQDIIENYEGFLVKEPPQTQQHGQPDQSVTADSLADRYEINLLVDNSKSAGAPVIIEDHPNHHNLLGCVERESDFGALYTDHTLIKAGAIHKALGGFLILRVDDLAHGAQAWEGLLRALRSGLCRIEDPTEGEQVRTRTIEPQPLPLTAKVILVGTDEAYEMLLYGDERFQKLFKLKAHLQDHIPRTPENEARLLTLLGRIISEAQLMPFTREALAGLIEQASALCDDQQRLTLRLPLLREIMCEASALAGIRGKSMVDGDVLRQARDARLFRANLLEEEFIAEYDRQMIKVSTSGSATGRANGLSVRMYGDFAFGLPHQIACTVGVGHGGILDLEREAELGGPIHTKGMMILKSYLVSQFAQDKPVVLTGSLCFEQSYAEVEGDSASGAELAALLSALSGAPIDLSYAFTGAVSSSGAILAVGGVNQKIEGFFEVCRRRGLTGRQGVLIPKDNVVNLMLKEEVVKAVEDGMFHIYPLESIQEAIEILTGLPAGQRDPDGKFPEGTLFRLVDDRLAAFASLAAKWGGPHRINCEP